The following proteins are co-located in the Branchiostoma lanceolatum isolate klBraLanc5 chromosome 16, klBraLanc5.hap2, whole genome shotgun sequence genome:
- the LOC136421722 gene encoding bile acid receptor-like isoform X3, which yields MATVTRQLSIDSIVSSMLDMDPAASPFNCDSIADDIFDKIFDSKAEKPQVEVEVPVDPTACVVCGDKASGFHYGALSCEGCKGFFRRSIQRNATYKCKSGGKCEMDTYMRRKCQECRLRKCKAAGMKSECLLTNVQIQSKFLWRRKRKGDDEPGPPETQLKKSSTNQDSLPPPAYLTNQDSPSNYLTNQSSPSSGFFSSNQSSPAALSTNQNSPAALLTNQNSPAALSTNQNSPAAFLTNQYPPAAFSTDPYPTAVFSANQNTWPSHLSNQRSPSPVSNIQQPTSSVPIGTLTSEQHKLLTACREAKEKILPGTIHCQKGMYKRMLELPTVEDRRELFQERVTLMVERLVQFAKCLEGFMSFSEGDQIAILKGASFEALMLVRCSWRWRRPLPGQPITENLGGNPQLMESFKEFYFKMQDLKLDDNTYALIIAVVLLSPDRPLIKNYHVIEKAQEPYLTALQTYCSINYSKPNIFAKITARITELRSLGEMHEAYLKTRNFKLTPLLAELWDLQ from the exons ATGGCGACCGTAACACGACAACTGTCCATCGATTCTATTGTGAGCAGCATGCTCGATATGGACCCAGCCGCTTCCCCCTTCAATTGTGACTCTATCGCTGATGACATCTTCGACAAGATATTCGACAGTAAGGCAGAAAAACCTCag GTGGAAGTTGAAGTTCCAGTGGACCCTACtgcatgtgtggtgtgtggagACAAGGCTTCAGGGTTCCACTATGGTGCACTCAGCTGTGAGGGGTGCAAAG gGTTTTTCAGAAGAAGTATCCAGCGCAATGCCACGTACAAGTGCAAGTCTGGCGGGAAGTGTGAGATGGACACCTACATGCGCAGGAAGTGCCAGGAGTGTCGGCTCAGGAAGTGTAAGGCAGCCGGCATGAAATCTGAAT GTCTTCTTACTAATGTCCAGATTCAGTCAAAATTTCTTTGGAGACGGAAAAGAAAAGGTGATGATGAACCAGGTCCTCCTGAAACCCAACTCAAGAAGTCCTCAACCAATCAGGACTCACTACCACCACCTGCCTATCTGACCAATCAGGACTCACCATCCAActatctgaccaatcagagttCACCTTCTTCAGGGTTCTTTTCAAGTAATCAGAGCTCACCAGCTGCcttgtcaaccaatcagaactcACCAGCTGCcttgttgaccaatcagaactcACCAGCTGCcttgtcgaccaatcagaactcACCAGCTGCCTTCTTGACCAATCAGTACCCACCAGCTGCCTTTTCAACTGATCCATACCCAACAGCTGTGTTCTCAGCCAATCAAAACACTTGGCCCTCTCACTTATCCAATCAGAGATCACCTTCACCTGTCAGTAATATTCAGCAGCCAACCAGCTCAGTGCCTATAGGAACGCTGACCAGTGAGCAGCACAAGTTGCTGACGGCTTGCAGAGAGGCCAAGGAAAAGATTCTGCCAGGCACGATACACTGCCAGAAG GGCATGTACAAGAGAATGCTGGAACTGCCCACTGTGGAGGATCGACGAGAGCTGTTCCAGGAGAGAGTGACTCTGATGGTGGAGCGACTCGTACAGTTTGCCAAGTGCCTCGAAGGCTTCATGTCATTCAGCGAGGGAGATCAAATAGCGATCCTTAAG GGTGCGTCTTTTGAGGCGCTTATGCTGGTGAGGTGTTCTTGGCGTTGGAGAAGGCCCCTTCCCGGCCAACCTATAACGGAAAATTTAG GTGGAAACCCACAACTGATGGAATCATTCAAGGAGTTCTACTTCAAGATGCAGGATCTGAAGCTGGATGACAACACCTATGCACTCATCATTGCTGTGGTCCTTCTGTCACCAG ATCGACCGCTCATCAAGAACTACCACGTCATTGAGAAAGCTCAGGAGCCTTACCTTACTGCTCTACAGACCTACTGCAGCATCAACTACTCCAAACCCAACATCTTCGCAAAGATCACTGCCAGGATCACCGAATTGCGCTCTCTGGGCGAGATGCACGAAGCCTACCTGAAAACCAGAAACTTCAAATTGACACCACTATTGGCTGAGCTGTGGGACCTTCAGTAA
- the LOC136421722 gene encoding bile acid receptor-like isoform X1 produces MATVTRQLSIDSIVSSMLDMDPAASPFNCDSIADDIFDKIFDSKAEKPQVEVEVPVDPTACVVCGDKASGFHYGALSCEGCKGFFRRSIQRNATYKCKSGGKCEMDTYMRRKCQECRLRKCKAAGMKSECLLTNVQIQSKFLWRRKRKGDDEPGPPETQLKKSSTNQDSLPPPAYLTNQDSPSNYLTNQSSPSSGFFSSNQSSPAALSTNQNSPAALLTNQNSPAALSTNQNSPAAFLTNQYPPAAFSTDPYPTAVFSANQNTWPSHLSNQRSPSPVSNIQQPTSSVPIGTLTSEQHKLLTACREAKEKILPGTIHCQKGMYKRMLELPTVEDRRELFQERVTLMVERLVQFAKCLEGFMSFSEGDQIAILKAGTFEAIVTLGCWHKSFERPEVHGGQGQAYLRSGGNPQLMESFKEFYFKMQDLKLDDNTYALIIAVVLLSPDRPLIKNYHVIEKAQEPYLTALQTYCSINYSKPNIFAKITARITELRSLGEMHEAYLKTRNFKLTPLLAELWDLQ; encoded by the exons ATGGCGACCGTAACACGACAACTGTCCATCGATTCTATTGTGAGCAGCATGCTCGATATGGACCCAGCCGCTTCCCCCTTCAATTGTGACTCTATCGCTGATGACATCTTCGACAAGATATTCGACAGTAAGGCAGAAAAACCTCag GTGGAAGTTGAAGTTCCAGTGGACCCTACtgcatgtgtggtgtgtggagACAAGGCTTCAGGGTTCCACTATGGTGCACTCAGCTGTGAGGGGTGCAAAG gGTTTTTCAGAAGAAGTATCCAGCGCAATGCCACGTACAAGTGCAAGTCTGGCGGGAAGTGTGAGATGGACACCTACATGCGCAGGAAGTGCCAGGAGTGTCGGCTCAGGAAGTGTAAGGCAGCCGGCATGAAATCTGAAT GTCTTCTTACTAATGTCCAGATTCAGTCAAAATTTCTTTGGAGACGGAAAAGAAAAGGTGATGATGAACCAGGTCCTCCTGAAACCCAACTCAAGAAGTCCTCAACCAATCAGGACTCACTACCACCACCTGCCTATCTGACCAATCAGGACTCACCATCCAActatctgaccaatcagagttCACCTTCTTCAGGGTTCTTTTCAAGTAATCAGAGCTCACCAGCTGCcttgtcaaccaatcagaactcACCAGCTGCcttgttgaccaatcagaactcACCAGCTGCcttgtcgaccaatcagaactcACCAGCTGCCTTCTTGACCAATCAGTACCCACCAGCTGCCTTTTCAACTGATCCATACCCAACAGCTGTGTTCTCAGCCAATCAAAACACTTGGCCCTCTCACTTATCCAATCAGAGATCACCTTCACCTGTCAGTAATATTCAGCAGCCAACCAGCTCAGTGCCTATAGGAACGCTGACCAGTGAGCAGCACAAGTTGCTGACGGCTTGCAGAGAGGCCAAGGAAAAGATTCTGCCAGGCACGATACACTGCCAGAAG GGCATGTACAAGAGAATGCTGGAACTGCCCACTGTGGAGGATCGACGAGAGCTGTTCCAGGAGAGAGTGACTCTGATGGTGGAGCGACTCGTACAGTTTGCCAAGTGCCTCGAAGGCTTCATGTCATTCAGCGAGGGAGATCAAATAGCGATCCTTAAG GCTGGAACGTTTGAAGCCATTGTCACTCTGGGTTGCTGGCACAAATCGTTCGAGAGGCCAGAGGTACACGGAGGTCAAGGGCAAGCTTATCTTCGCAGCG GTGGAAACCCACAACTGATGGAATCATTCAAGGAGTTCTACTTCAAGATGCAGGATCTGAAGCTGGATGACAACACCTATGCACTCATCATTGCTGTGGTCCTTCTGTCACCAG ATCGACCGCTCATCAAGAACTACCACGTCATTGAGAAAGCTCAGGAGCCTTACCTTACTGCTCTACAGACCTACTGCAGCATCAACTACTCCAAACCCAACATCTTCGCAAAGATCACTGCCAGGATCACCGAATTGCGCTCTCTGGGCGAGATGCACGAAGCCTACCTGAAAACCAGAAACTTCAAATTGACACCACTATTGGCTGAGCTGTGGGACCTTCAGTAA
- the LOC136421722 gene encoding bile acid receptor-like isoform X2: MATVTRQLSIDSIVSSMLDMDPAASPFNCDSIADDIFDKIFDSKAEKPQVEVEVPVDPTACVVCGDKASGFHYGALSCEGCKGFFRRSIQRNATYKCKSGGKCEMDTYMRRKCQECRLRKCKAAGMKSECLLTNVQIQSKFLWRRKRKGDDEPGPPETQLKKSSTNQDSLPPPAYLTNQDSPSNYLTNQSSPSSGFFSSNQSSPAALSTNQNSPAALLTNQNSPAALSTNQNSPAAFLTNQYPPAAFSTDPYPTAVFSANQNTWPSHLSNQRSPSPVSNIQQPTSSVPIGTLTSEQHKLLTACREAKEKILPGTIHCQKGMYKRMLELPTVEDRRELFQERVTLMVERLVQFAKCLEGFMSFSEGDQIAILKAGTFEAIVTLGCWHKSFERPEVHGGQGQAYLRSGGNPQLMESFKEFYFKMQDLKLDDNTYALIIAVVLLSPDRPLIKNYHVIEKAQEPYLTALQTYCSINYSKPNIFAKITARITELRSLGEMHEAYLKTRNFKLTPLLAELWDLQ; the protein is encoded by the exons ATGGCGACCGTAACACGACAACTGTCCATCGATTCTATTGTGAGCAGCATGCTCGATATGGACCCAGCCGCTTCCCCCTTCAATTGTGACTCTATCGCTGATGACATCTTCGACAAGATATTCGACAGTAAGGCAGAAAAACCTCag GTGGAAGTTGAAGTTCCAGTGGACCCTACtgcatgtgtggtgtgtggagACAAGGCTTCAGGGTTCCACTATGGTGCACTCAGCTGTGAGGGGTGCAAAG gGTTTTTCAGAAGAAGTATCCAGCGCAATGCCACGTACAAGTGCAAGTCTGGCGGGAAGTGTGAGATGGACACCTACATGCGCAGGAAGTGCCAGGAGTGTCGGCTCAGGAAGTGTAAGGCAGCCGGCATGAAATCTGAAT GTCTTCTTACTAATGTCCAGATTCAGTCAAAATTTCTTTGGAGACGGAAAAGAAAAGGTGATGATGAACCAGGTCCTCCTGAAACCCAACTCAAGAAGTCCTCAACCAATCAGGACTCACTACCACCACCTGCCTATCTGACCAATCAGGACTCACCATCCAActatctgaccaatcagagttCACCTTCTTCAGGGTTCTTTTCAAGTAATCAGAGCTCACCAGCTGCcttgtcaaccaatcagaactcACCAGCTGCcttgttgaccaatcagaactcACCAGCTGCcttgtcgaccaatcagaactcACCAGCTGCCTTCTTGACCAATCAGTACCCACCAGCTGCCTTTTCAACTGATCCATACCCAACAGCTGTGTTCTCAGCCAATCAAAACACTTGGCCCTCTCACTTATCCAATCAGAGATCACCTTCACCTGTCAGTAATATTCAGCAGCCAACCAGCTCAGTGCCTATAGGAACGCTGACCAGTGAGCAGCACAAGTTGCTGACGGCTTGCAGAGAGGCCAAGGAAAAGATTCTGCCAGGCACGATACACTGCCAGAAG GGCATGTACAAGAGAATGCTGGAACTGCCCACTGTGGAGGATCGACGAGAGCTGTTCCAGGAGAGAGTGACTCTGATGGTGGAGCGACTCGTACAGTTTGCCAAGTGCCTCGAAGGCTTCATGTCATTCAGCGAGGGAGATCAAATAGCGATCCTTAAG GCTGGAACGTTTGAAGCCATTGTCACTCTGGGTTGCTGGCACAAATCGTTCGAGAGGCCAGAGGTACACGGAGGTCAAGGGCAAGCTTATCTTCGCAGCG GTGGAAACCCACAACTGATGGAATCATTCAAGGAGTTCTACTTCAAGATGCAGGATCTGAAGCTGGATGACAACACCTATGCACTCATCATTGCTGTGGTCCTTCTGTCACCAG ATCGACCGCTCATCAAGAACTACCACGTCATTGAGAAAGCTCAGGAGCCTTACCTTACTGCTCTACAGACCTACTGCAGCATCAACTACTCCAAACCCAACATCTTCGCAAAGATCACTGCCAGGATCACCGAATTGCGCTCTCTGGGCGAGATGCACGAAGCCTACCTGAAAACCAGAAACTTCAAATTGACACCACTATTGGCTGAGCTGTGGGAC CTTCAGTAA